A region from the Arthrobacter roseus genome encodes:
- a CDS encoding NAD kinase, producing MATRRILVLAHTGRTDAIEAAQETCSRLHAAGLVSVMQRRELTDIQKGYGELTVPTEILGEDVELSALELVMVLGGDGTILRAAELVRHSSVPLLGVNLGHVGFLAESERGDLADTVQCVVDRNYLVEERMTIDVKVFSGKQLIAHTWALNEAAVEKADRKRMLEVVAEVDGRPISSFGCDGIVMATPTGSTAYAFSAGGPVVWPGVEALLMVPISAHALFAKPLVVAPSSVIAVETLTRTGTRGVLFCDGRRTFELPPGSRIEVTKSEVPVQLARTQQTLFSERLVRKFELPTSGWRGPTAQKSRDGVIAGHREEDS from the coding sequence GTGGCTACCAGACGCATATTGGTCCTCGCACATACAGGCCGCACGGATGCCATAGAAGCAGCCCAGGAGACGTGCAGCCGGCTCCATGCCGCTGGCCTCGTCTCCGTCATGCAGCGGCGGGAGCTCACCGACATCCAGAAGGGCTACGGCGAACTCACCGTACCGACGGAAATTCTCGGCGAAGACGTTGAACTTTCTGCTCTGGAGCTAGTCATGGTGCTTGGGGGAGACGGAACCATTCTTCGGGCTGCTGAACTCGTCAGACATTCTAGCGTCCCGTTGTTGGGAGTAAACCTCGGACACGTTGGTTTCCTGGCTGAGAGCGAGCGCGGAGACCTCGCCGATACCGTGCAGTGTGTTGTGGATCGAAACTACTTGGTCGAGGAAAGAATGACCATCGACGTCAAAGTGTTCTCGGGAAAGCAACTCATCGCGCACACCTGGGCGTTGAACGAGGCCGCCGTGGAGAAGGCGGACCGCAAGCGCATGCTGGAAGTTGTGGCGGAAGTCGATGGCCGTCCCATCAGTTCGTTCGGGTGTGACGGCATCGTGATGGCGACGCCCACTGGGTCAACTGCCTATGCGTTCTCTGCCGGTGGGCCCGTGGTCTGGCCCGGAGTTGAGGCCCTTTTGATGGTGCCGATCAGCGCACACGCGCTCTTTGCCAAGCCGCTGGTCGTTGCACCGTCTTCGGTCATAGCGGTTGAAACGTTGACCCGCACGGGCACTCGAGGAGTACTCTTCTGCGACGGACGCCGGACCTTCGAGTTACCTCCGGGGTCCCGTATTGAAGTAACGAAGTCAGAGGTCCCGGTTCAGTTGGCGAGGACTCAGCAGACACTGTTCTCTGAGCGGCTGGTCCGCAAATTCGAGCTACCGACCAGTGGCTGGCGGGGGCCCACGGCACAGAAATCAAGGGATGGCGTCATTGCTGGGCACCGTGAGGAGGACTCGTGA
- a CDS encoding 8-oxo-dGTP diphosphatase, with the protein MSARAVVLCFVFRPHPETGAQQVLLGLKKSGFGAGKVVAPGGKVEPGESDAVAASRELQEETGLEITAEAMTRLGTIDFVFPARPASDMCSAVFTVPLSAARTVLEPHESQELSPEWHDVNRLPFTRMWDDAAHWLPNVIMGEPFAVTLTLNQDNLTLASAVFANVD; encoded by the coding sequence ATGTCTGCCCGCGCCGTCGTCCTGTGTTTCGTTTTTCGTCCTCACCCAGAGACGGGCGCCCAGCAGGTGCTACTGGGATTGAAGAAGTCCGGTTTCGGGGCAGGGAAAGTGGTGGCACCAGGCGGCAAGGTGGAACCCGGTGAATCGGATGCGGTAGCTGCGTCCCGGGAGCTGCAGGAGGAGACGGGGCTGGAGATTACGGCTGAGGCGATGACCCGCCTCGGAACCATTGATTTTGTCTTTCCTGCCAGACCGGCGTCGGATATGTGTTCGGCGGTCTTCACGGTTCCACTCTCCGCTGCCCGAACGGTGCTGGAGCCACACGAAAGCCAGGAGCTGTCGCCGGAATGGCATGACGTCAACCGGCTGCCCTTTACGCGCATGTGGGACGACGCCGCGCATTGGCTTCCGAACGTGATTATGGGTGAGCCGTTTGCCGTGACCCTAACGCTGAATCAGGACAACCTCACTCTTGCCTCCGCTGTCTTCGCTAATGTGGACTAA
- a CDS encoding TlyA family RNA methyltransferase: protein MPRLDQELVQRGMARSRSQAAALVADGRVLRNGVAALKAALKVSPHDQLCLVEDGREEFVSRAGRKLADALSAFSDVLPAGLKCLDAGASTGGFTDVLLRRGAASVAAVDVGHGQLVRSIRNNPRVAVHEGINVRYLDVDAVGGPFDLTVADLSFISLTVVMEALCGATSCGGSLLLMIKPQFEVGRQRLPHTGVVVNETDRQQAVTEVLASSLCNGGVPAGLVRNPIAGRDGNVEFFLWLRMPMLVQAHTIDDVEALERATRFVSESMAFGIEGQERN from the coding sequence ATGCCTCGCCTCGATCAGGAACTAGTGCAGCGGGGTATGGCCCGTTCACGGTCACAGGCAGCGGCGCTCGTCGCGGATGGCCGGGTGCTGCGCAACGGCGTTGCAGCATTGAAAGCGGCGCTCAAAGTGTCCCCACATGACCAACTGTGTTTGGTCGAGGATGGCCGCGAGGAATTTGTCAGCCGTGCTGGCAGGAAGCTGGCTGATGCACTCAGTGCGTTTAGTGACGTTCTGCCAGCGGGGCTGAAGTGCCTCGACGCAGGAGCATCCACGGGTGGGTTTACCGATGTTCTATTGCGCAGGGGAGCGGCGTCTGTGGCCGCCGTCGACGTCGGCCATGGTCAGTTGGTTCGCTCCATCAGGAACAATCCACGCGTGGCGGTCCATGAGGGTATCAACGTCAGATATCTTGATGTCGACGCTGTTGGTGGTCCGTTCGACCTTACTGTGGCGGACCTGTCATTTATTTCGCTGACCGTCGTGATGGAAGCCCTTTGCGGAGCAACGTCGTGTGGCGGCTCGCTCTTGCTGATGATAAAACCCCAGTTCGAGGTCGGTCGGCAGCGCCTGCCGCACACCGGCGTTGTCGTCAATGAAACGGATCGACAGCAAGCTGTTACGGAGGTCCTCGCCTCGTCGTTGTGCAACGGTGGCGTGCCTGCAGGGCTCGTCCGAAACCCGATCGCTGGACGGGACGGCAATGTAGAGTTTTTCCTGTGGTTGAGGATGCCGATGTTGGTGCAGGCACATACCATCGATGATGTGGAAGCCTTGGAACGCGCAACGCGCTTCGTCAGCGAGAGCATGGCCTTCGGTATTGAAGGGCAGGAACGCAACTGA
- a CDS encoding CTP synthase: MLGSNSVVQQTNPSENTRPGSSRTTKHIFVTGGVASSLGKGLTASSLGHLLRERGLTVTMQKLDPYLNVDPGTMNPFQHGEVFVTDDGAETDLDIGHYERFLDENLDGSANVTTGQVYSTVIAKERRGEYLGDTVQVIPHITDEIKRRMRLPAEGSKAPDVIITEIGGTVGDIESQPFLESARQVRQDVGRNNVFFLHVSLVPYIGPSHELKTKPTQHSVAALRSIGIQPDAIVLRSDREVPSAMRDKIGRMCDVDRDAVIGCPDAPSIYDIPVTLHDQGLDAYIVQALDLKFKDVSWAKWNKLLDAVHNPQHHVEVALVGKYIDLPDAYLSVTEALRAGGFANNAKVNIRWVPSDNCDTELGALQALGDVDAICVPGGFGIRGLEGKLGALTYAREHKLPVLGLCLGLQCMVIEFARTVVGLEGASSTEFDPDTKFPVIATMEEQLEIVAGEGDMGGTMRLGLWDATLQAGSVVAETYGRTKVSERHRHRYEVNNQFREQLADAGLVFSGTTTDGKLVEFAELPAEVHPYYVATQAHPELSSRPTRPHPLFTGLIKAALEFQAARG; this comes from the coding sequence GTGCTAGGCTCAAATTCCGTGGTGCAGCAAACTAATCCCAGTGAAAATACCCGCCCAGGTTCGTCGCGGACGACCAAACACATTTTTGTGACGGGCGGTGTTGCTTCCTCACTCGGTAAGGGCCTAACGGCTTCTAGCCTCGGTCATCTTTTGAGGGAACGCGGCCTTACTGTCACGATGCAGAAACTCGATCCTTATCTCAACGTGGATCCAGGCACAATGAACCCATTCCAGCACGGTGAAGTTTTTGTGACAGATGACGGCGCAGAAACCGACCTGGACATCGGGCACTATGAACGTTTCCTCGATGAGAACCTTGACGGCTCGGCAAACGTGACCACAGGTCAGGTGTACTCCACGGTGATCGCCAAAGAGCGGCGCGGTGAATACTTGGGAGACACCGTTCAGGTTATCCCGCACATCACAGATGAGATCAAGCGCCGGATGCGGCTCCCGGCAGAAGGATCTAAAGCACCGGACGTCATCATCACAGAAATCGGCGGCACAGTGGGTGACATAGAGTCGCAGCCGTTTTTGGAGTCCGCTCGGCAGGTGCGCCAGGATGTCGGCCGGAACAATGTTTTTTTCCTCCACGTCTCGCTCGTGCCCTACATTGGGCCATCGCATGAACTCAAAACCAAGCCGACCCAACATTCCGTCGCTGCGCTGCGATCCATCGGGATCCAGCCGGACGCAATCGTGCTTCGATCCGATCGCGAAGTACCCTCCGCCATGCGTGACAAGATCGGCCGCATGTGTGACGTGGATCGGGATGCCGTCATCGGCTGCCCGGATGCGCCGAGCATCTACGACATCCCCGTCACGCTCCATGATCAGGGACTGGATGCTTACATCGTTCAGGCGCTGGACCTGAAGTTCAAAGATGTCAGCTGGGCTAAATGGAACAAACTGCTGGACGCTGTACATAATCCCCAGCATCACGTTGAGGTTGCACTGGTTGGCAAATACATAGATCTCCCAGATGCATACTTGTCCGTGACCGAGGCACTGCGCGCCGGCGGTTTTGCGAACAATGCCAAAGTCAATATCCGTTGGGTTCCCTCTGATAATTGCGACACCGAACTAGGTGCCTTGCAGGCCCTTGGCGACGTCGACGCGATCTGCGTACCGGGCGGATTCGGTATCCGCGGGCTGGAGGGCAAGCTCGGAGCGCTGACCTATGCACGCGAACACAAGCTTCCTGTTCTGGGGCTCTGCCTCGGGCTGCAATGTATGGTCATTGAGTTCGCCCGTACTGTGGTGGGCCTTGAAGGTGCGTCTTCCACAGAATTTGATCCGGATACCAAATTTCCCGTCATCGCGACCATGGAGGAGCAGCTGGAGATCGTTGCCGGTGAAGGCGACATGGGCGGGACCATGCGTCTTGGCTTGTGGGATGCCACACTTCAGGCTGGTTCCGTTGTCGCAGAAACCTATGGGCGGACCAAGGTCAGTGAACGGCATCGTCATCGCTACGAGGTCAATAACCAGTTCCGCGAGCAGCTTGCTGATGCTGGCCTTGTGTTTTCCGGAACGACGACGGATGGCAAGCTTGTGGAGTTCGCGGAATTGCCCGCTGAGGTTCACCCGTACTATGTTGCCACTCAGGCTCATCCGGAATTGAGCTCCCGGCCCACACGCCCGCATCCGCTCTTCACGGGCCTGATCAAGGCTGCTCTTGAATTTCAGGCCGCAAGGGGCTGA
- the prpB gene encoding methylisocitrate lyase, producing MLYAHTTPEQKRMRFRDGLASGKIQQFPGAFNPLSARLIEDKGFDGVYISGAVLANDLGLPDIGLTTLTEVATRAAQISRMTDLPAIVDADTGFGEPMNVARTIQELENAGLAGCHIEDQFNPKRCGHLDGKNIVDLETATKRIRAAADARRDPNFLIMARTDIRGTEGLQAAQDRARALVDAGADAIFPEAMKDLSEFQAIREAVDVPILANMTEFGKSDLFTIEQLASVGVNMVIYPVTLLRSAMGAAERTLDTIKADGSQQSAVESMQTRARLYELVDYEAYNHFDTSVFNFQVPGTR from the coding sequence ATGCTTTATGCACACACCACGCCCGAGCAGAAGCGAATGCGCTTCCGTGACGGTCTTGCTTCCGGAAAAATTCAGCAATTTCCCGGAGCGTTCAATCCACTCTCGGCCCGACTCATCGAAGACAAGGGATTCGACGGTGTCTACATCTCCGGGGCCGTACTGGCCAATGATCTCGGGCTCCCAGACATCGGCCTGACAACGTTGACCGAGGTAGCTACCCGAGCGGCACAGATTTCCCGCATGACAGACCTTCCGGCGATCGTTGACGCTGACACCGGTTTCGGCGAGCCGATGAACGTGGCGAGAACCATCCAGGAGCTCGAGAACGCGGGCTTGGCAGGATGCCACATCGAGGACCAGTTCAACCCCAAACGATGCGGGCATCTCGACGGAAAAAATATCGTGGACCTCGAGACCGCTACCAAACGGATTCGGGCTGCAGCAGACGCACGCCGGGATCCGAATTTCCTGATCATGGCGCGCACTGACATTCGCGGAACTGAAGGACTTCAGGCCGCCCAGGACCGTGCCCGCGCACTGGTCGACGCCGGTGCCGACGCCATCTTCCCCGAAGCAATGAAAGATCTCAGCGAGTTTCAGGCCATCCGCGAGGCTGTTGACGTTCCAATTCTGGCAAACATGACCGAATTCGGTAAGAGTGATCTCTTCACCATTGAGCAGCTGGCTTCCGTAGGCGTCAATATGGTGATCTACCCCGTTACCCTTCTTCGTAGTGCAATGGGAGCCGCGGAGCGTACGCTGGATACCATCAAGGCCGATGGCTCACAGCAGAGTGCCGTCGAATCCATGCAGACCCGCGCACGTTTATACGAGCTCGTGGACTACGAGGCCTACAACCACTTCGACACTTCCGTGTTTAATTTCCAGGTGCCCGGCACACGCTAA
- the xerD gene encoding site-specific tyrosine recombinase XerD yields MTVAEHDAGEIARAVHEYLQHTAVERGLALNTVAAYRRDLTRYGRFLAERNISSVRDITRRDVSAFAQAVVDGSDGGSPLSARSAARTVVAVRGLHRFWALEGLSETDPATEVHPPSLGQRLPKAISVAEVTAILEAADMDSPAGARDSALLEFLYSTGARISEAVGLDVDDIALDPALEGPGVVRLFGKGSKERLVPLGSFAARAIGTYLVRSRPSLSAKGKGTPALFLNQRGGRLSRQSAWSVLKAATERAGITKDVSPHTMRHSFATHLLEGGADVRVVQELLGHASVTTTQVYTLVTAETLREIYAAAHPRALG; encoded by the coding sequence ATGACTGTCGCAGAGCACGACGCAGGTGAGATCGCGCGTGCCGTGCATGAGTATTTGCAGCACACCGCGGTTGAACGTGGGCTAGCGCTCAATACCGTGGCAGCATATCGTCGCGACTTGACACGCTACGGTCGGTTCCTTGCGGAGCGCAATATTTCGTCTGTTCGAGACATCACCCGCCGAGACGTCAGCGCTTTCGCGCAGGCGGTGGTCGACGGATCCGACGGCGGCTCCCCGCTTAGCGCACGTTCCGCGGCCCGGACCGTGGTCGCAGTTCGAGGACTTCACCGGTTCTGGGCTCTGGAAGGGCTGAGCGAAACCGATCCGGCGACGGAGGTCCATCCGCCGTCTCTTGGACAGCGGCTTCCCAAAGCCATTTCCGTGGCAGAGGTCACTGCCATCCTTGAAGCGGCAGATATGGATTCGCCAGCCGGGGCCAGGGACAGCGCGCTACTTGAGTTTTTGTATTCGACGGGCGCGCGGATCAGCGAAGCTGTGGGGTTGGACGTCGATGACATCGCACTGGATCCTGCCCTTGAGGGTCCCGGCGTCGTGCGTTTATTTGGCAAGGGGTCCAAAGAACGGCTGGTTCCCCTGGGCTCCTTCGCGGCCAGGGCCATCGGGACCTATCTGGTGCGTTCCAGACCGTCCCTGTCCGCTAAGGGCAAAGGAACGCCTGCCTTGTTTTTGAATCAGCGTGGTGGACGCCTCAGCAGACAGAGTGCCTGGAGCGTTTTAAAGGCGGCCACGGAGCGGGCCGGCATCACCAAGGACGTTTCGCCGCACACCATGAGGCATTCTTTTGCCACCCACCTGCTAGAAGGTGGGGCGGACGTCAGGGTAGTTCAGGAGTTGCTCGGTCATGCGTCGGTAACCACCACACAGGTTTATACGCTGGTAACTGCTGAGACACTTCGCGAAATATATGCCGCTGCGCACCCTCGGGCGCTCGGCTAG
- a CDS encoding HAD-IIA family hydrolase has product MRSDELISGFDAVLSDLDGVVYVGHEPVPGAVETLKSLSDRGVALAYVTNNASRSPDQVAQHLQDLGVPATALQVFGSAPEGAQLLARKLPPGASVLVIGSQYLKEQAVEVGLTPVDSADDKPVGVLQGFDSTLAWTDLSEAAYAVASGAVWVATNTDMSLPGSRGTAPGNGTLVAAVSSATGKYPEVAGKPEAGLFTTAACTLGSHRPLVVGDRLDTDIRGGNRAGMTTALVMTGVNSWMDALGAPASDRPDLLLHGLCGLYDSYLPVEESNGVYRCGKSRAQSDQRTLYVDGDQQNIEYWRAACASWWASRPLAESLELPELVNNGPDIGQGGRPT; this is encoded by the coding sequence ATGCGTAGTGATGAGCTAATTTCAGGCTTCGATGCAGTCCTGTCCGATCTCGACGGTGTGGTGTACGTCGGTCATGAGCCAGTGCCCGGAGCCGTGGAAACCCTGAAATCACTGTCGGATCGCGGTGTTGCTCTGGCGTATGTAACCAATAATGCATCCCGTTCCCCGGATCAGGTGGCACAACATCTTCAGGATCTCGGTGTTCCGGCTACCGCGCTCCAAGTGTTCGGCTCAGCGCCTGAGGGCGCTCAGCTCCTGGCGCGAAAGCTGCCACCTGGTGCGAGCGTACTCGTGATTGGCAGCCAGTATCTTAAAGAACAGGCCGTCGAGGTCGGTCTGACACCAGTTGACTCTGCTGATGACAAGCCGGTAGGTGTGCTCCAGGGATTCGACTCAACGTTGGCGTGGACTGATCTGTCGGAGGCAGCGTACGCCGTTGCCAGCGGTGCAGTTTGGGTGGCTACGAATACAGACATGAGTCTTCCGGGGAGTCGGGGGACTGCTCCCGGAAATGGAACGTTGGTTGCTGCGGTCAGCTCCGCTACCGGTAAGTACCCAGAGGTGGCCGGCAAGCCGGAGGCGGGGTTGTTCACAACGGCGGCCTGCACATTGGGCTCCCATCGGCCACTCGTCGTCGGAGACCGGTTGGATACTGACATCAGGGGTGGTAACCGCGCAGGTATGACCACAGCTCTTGTGATGACAGGGGTCAACAGTTGGATGGACGCCCTCGGCGCACCAGCTTCGGACCGACCAGATCTCCTACTTCACGGTCTTTGTGGCCTATATGACAGCTACCTTCCGGTTGAAGAGTCGAATGGTGTCTATAGGTGCGGAAAGTCCCGCGCGCAATCGGATCAACGAACGCTGTACGTAGACGGTGACCAGCAGAACATAGAATACTGGCGTGCTGCTTGTGCGAGTTGGTGGGCGTCCCGGCCCCTTGCGGAGTCGTTGGAGCTTCCGGAACTGGTGAACAACGGTCCTGACATTGGTCAGGGAGGCAGGCCGACGTGA
- a CDS encoding NUDIX domain-containing protein, producing the protein MSLDQRLPVCDETSQRHIVESSVSFEGHIWSVVSDSFLLNAGQNPLTREYIEHPGAVAVVALNDTSEILMIRQYRHPVRMNLWEIPAGLLDVDGEDYQSAAARELAEEADLTAGRWNVLTDMFNSPGSSNEAIRIYLARGITEVPKAERHTRTGEESEIEVLWVPLNDAVAGVLAGRIHNATAVAGILAAAAASGTDFAALRGAEALWPEHRS; encoded by the coding sequence ATGAGCCTCGATCAGCGGCTCCCGGTCTGTGATGAGACAAGTCAGCGGCACATAGTTGAGTCGTCGGTGTCTTTCGAAGGCCACATCTGGAGCGTCGTCAGCGATTCCTTTCTGCTTAACGCAGGGCAGAATCCGCTGACGCGGGAGTACATTGAGCACCCTGGTGCTGTGGCCGTTGTCGCTTTGAATGACACATCCGAAATTTTGATGATCCGCCAATACAGGCATCCCGTGCGCATGAATCTGTGGGAGATTCCCGCCGGGCTTCTGGACGTTGATGGCGAGGATTACCAGAGTGCGGCGGCTCGCGAACTAGCCGAGGAAGCCGATCTCACGGCAGGACGTTGGAACGTGCTCACTGACATGTTCAACTCACCGGGGTCTTCAAACGAAGCTATTCGCATTTACCTTGCGAGGGGCATCACCGAGGTGCCTAAAGCGGAAAGACACACCCGTACGGGCGAGGAATCAGAGATCGAGGTTTTGTGGGTTCCTCTGAACGACGCCGTGGCTGGTGTCCTGGCAGGGCGAATCCATAACGCCACGGCAGTGGCAGGTATTCTAGCCGCGGCTGCAGCCTCCGGTACTGACTTCGCGGCCCTCCGTGGGGCAGAGGCTCTGTGGCCTGAACACCGTTCTTGA
- a CDS encoding bifunctional 2-methylcitrate synthase/citrate synthase has translation MTEPTIHKGLAGVTADVTAISKVNSDTNSLLYRGYPVQELAAKCSFEQVAYLLWNSELPNDSELKAFVNFERSHRKLDENVKGAIDLLSTACHPMDVARTAVSVLGANHARAQDSSPEANLEKAMSLLATFPSVVAYDQRRRRGEELIEPREDLDYSANFLWMTFGEEAAPEVVEAFNVSMILYAEHSFNASTFTARVITSTLADLHSAVTGAIGALKGPLHGGANEAVMHTFEEIGIRKDESLDEAATRSKAWMVDALAQKKKVMGFGHRVYKNGDSRVPTMKSALDAMIKHYDRPEMLGLYNGLEAAMEEAKQIKPNLDYPAGPTYNLMGFDTEMFTPLFIAARITGWTAHIMEQVADNALIRPLSEYNGPEQRQVP, from the coding sequence ATGACCGAACCAACAATTCATAAGGGCCTTGCCGGCGTCACGGCGGATGTCACCGCCATTTCGAAGGTCAATTCTGATACCAACTCGCTGCTGTACCGTGGATACCCCGTTCAGGAACTGGCTGCTAAGTGCAGCTTTGAACAGGTGGCCTACTTGCTGTGGAACAGCGAACTGCCCAACGATTCCGAGCTGAAAGCTTTCGTAAATTTCGAACGCTCCCACCGGAAACTGGATGAGAACGTCAAAGGGGCAATAGACCTCCTCTCCACTGCCTGTCACCCTATGGACGTTGCGCGGACCGCCGTCTCAGTTCTGGGAGCCAACCACGCCAGGGCGCAGGATTCCTCCCCGGAAGCAAATCTAGAAAAGGCGATGTCGCTGCTGGCAACCTTCCCGTCCGTCGTCGCCTACGACCAAAGGCGACGACGCGGTGAGGAACTTATCGAACCACGAGAGGATCTCGATTACTCCGCGAACTTCCTGTGGATGACTTTTGGCGAAGAGGCAGCGCCGGAGGTTGTGGAAGCCTTCAACGTCTCCATGATTCTCTACGCGGAGCATTCCTTCAACGCCTCGACGTTCACGGCCCGGGTCATCACCTCCACCCTGGCGGATCTGCATTCGGCGGTGACCGGAGCCATAGGTGCCCTCAAGGGGCCGCTGCACGGGGGTGCCAACGAGGCCGTGATGCATACCTTTGAGGAGATTGGGATCCGCAAGGACGAATCCCTCGATGAGGCAGCCACGCGTTCGAAAGCTTGGATGGTCGATGCCCTTGCGCAGAAGAAAAAGGTCATGGGTTTTGGGCACCGCGTGTACAAGAATGGTGACTCCCGGGTCCCCACCATGAAGAGCGCTCTGGACGCCATGATCAAACATTATGATCGTCCGGAAATGCTCGGCCTGTACAACGGACTCGAAGCCGCTATGGAAGAGGCCAAGCAGATCAAGCCGAATCTCGACTACCCGGCAGGACCCACCTATAACCTGATGGGCTTTGACACGGAGATGTTCACTCCGCTCTTCATCGCCGCGCGCATCACCGGTTGGACCGCCCATATCATGGAACAAGTGGCGGACAACGCTCTGATCCGCCCACTCAGCGAATATAACGGTCCTGAGCAGCGCCAGGTCCCCTGA
- the recN gene encoding DNA repair protein RecN → MIDEIRIRDLGVITQASLQLDPGFNVVTGETGAGKTMVVTALGLLLGSRSDAGSVRTGAKAAVAESIVRIPARGSVAERVLEAGAELENETDGVADLTLVRTVNADGRSRAHVGGRTAPVGVLGEIGSSLVAVHGQSDQLRLRSASAQRDALDKFAGRKLREVLGDYAEDFRRWKDATAELEALKRDSRERLREAESLRQALEEIDGVDPQPGEDEALKAVAMRLGNTEELREAAENAHQKLVAGEFPDASDATSLVEEARRHLELVSEHDPALDEATRRLSETSIILTDIAAELASYTASLDADGPGRLAEVDARRSELSILIRKYAPSIDEVLQWSTTARSRLEELTEDGSRIEELEHELATVHAALIHRAAEATAIRTDAARELESRISAELSALAMPDASLHVQLSSSAELTAYGQDEVTLALAPHAGTTPRPLGKGASGGELSRVMLAIEVVLAEVDPVPTFVFDEVDAGVGGKAAVEIGRRLAMLAKHVQVIVVTHLPQVAAFADRHVRVIKTSGGGSDGVTASDVVTLDRAERVKELARMLAGQEDSATARAHAEELLEDAAGFASAKTVAR, encoded by the coding sequence GTGATCGATGAAATCAGGATCCGCGACCTTGGCGTTATCACTCAGGCCTCGCTGCAACTTGACCCTGGGTTCAACGTGGTCACAGGAGAGACCGGAGCGGGTAAAACCATGGTGGTCACGGCTCTCGGGCTGCTGCTGGGGTCACGGTCGGATGCAGGCTCCGTACGGACTGGCGCTAAGGCGGCGGTTGCGGAGTCGATCGTTCGGATTCCCGCGCGGGGAAGCGTTGCCGAAAGAGTCCTGGAGGCAGGTGCCGAGCTCGAGAACGAAACCGACGGTGTTGCCGACCTGACGCTGGTACGTACCGTGAATGCGGACGGCCGCAGCCGTGCCCACGTGGGCGGCCGGACAGCGCCGGTAGGTGTTCTTGGCGAGATTGGAAGTTCGCTCGTTGCAGTACATGGTCAGTCGGACCAGCTGCGACTCAGGAGCGCGTCCGCTCAACGGGACGCTCTGGATAAGTTTGCGGGGAGAAAGCTCCGGGAAGTCCTTGGCGACTATGCAGAAGATTTTCGCCGATGGAAAGATGCCACCGCCGAGCTGGAGGCGCTCAAGCGCGACTCACGGGAGCGGCTCCGTGAGGCTGAATCGCTGAGGCAGGCACTGGAGGAGATCGATGGTGTGGATCCACAGCCCGGGGAGGATGAAGCACTCAAGGCCGTGGCCATGCGTCTGGGAAATACGGAGGAACTGCGCGAAGCCGCCGAGAACGCTCACCAAAAACTCGTAGCAGGAGAGTTTCCCGATGCCTCTGACGCAACCTCACTGGTGGAAGAGGCCCGCCGGCATCTGGAGCTGGTGTCCGAGCACGATCCGGCATTGGACGAGGCAACTCGCAGACTGTCCGAGACCAGTATTATCTTGACCGATATCGCTGCGGAGCTGGCTAGCTACACGGCATCCCTGGACGCTGACGGCCCGGGCCGGCTGGCAGAAGTGGATGCTCGCCGATCGGAACTGTCGATCTTGATCCGAAAGTACGCTCCGAGTATCGACGAAGTCCTTCAGTGGTCTACGACAGCGCGCAGTCGGCTCGAGGAACTGACGGAAGACGGTTCCCGTATCGAGGAACTTGAACACGAGCTTGCTACAGTCCATGCGGCATTGATCCACCGCGCAGCTGAGGCCACTGCGATCCGTACTGACGCTGCACGGGAACTGGAGTCACGAATCTCGGCAGAGCTCTCTGCCCTGGCTATGCCGGATGCGTCGCTGCACGTGCAACTCTCTTCCTCCGCAGAGCTGACAGCCTACGGGCAGGATGAGGTAACACTGGCGCTTGCACCACATGCGGGGACAACACCTCGTCCGTTGGGTAAAGGCGCCTCCGGGGGTGAGCTGTCTCGGGTCATGCTCGCCATTGAAGTTGTCCTCGCCGAAGTGGACCCGGTCCCTACTTTTGTGTTCGACGAGGTAGACGCAGGCGTTGGAGGTAAGGCAGCCGTCGAGATAGGTCGCCGTCTAGCCATGCTGGCCAAGCACGTTCAGGTCATTGTGGTGACGCATCTACCCCAGGTTGCGGCGTTCGCTGACCGGCACGTGCGGGTCATTAAAACTTCTGGCGGGGGCTCCGATGGCGTCACGGCCAGCGACGTCGTGACCCTGGACAGGGCAGAGCGGGTCAAGGAGTTAGCGCGCATGCTCGCCGGCCAAGAGGATTCTGCTACGGCTAGGGCGCACGCTGAGGAGCTGCTCGAGGACGCAGCAGGTTTCGCCAGCGCGAAGACGGTGGCACGTTGA